Proteins from one Syntrophorhabdales bacterium genomic window:
- a CDS encoding type II toxin-antitoxin system PemK/MazF family toxin, producing the protein PMARILRGEIRWADLNPTRGREQAGLRPVLILSHDIFNERSGTVIAVAITSQPQKAGFPLTLELRGVNLPKRSWVKISQIRTLSVERIGRLLGKVSQEEMVQVVEGLTEIIA; encoded by the coding sequence CCAATGGCCAGAATATTGAGGGGCGAGATCCGATGGGCGGACCTAAACCCGACAAGAGGCAGGGAGCAAGCCGGACTGCGCCCGGTTTTGATCCTCAGCCACGATATCTTTAATGAGCGGTCGGGAACGGTCATAGCTGTGGCTATCACAAGCCAGCCCCAGAAGGCGGGTTTCCCTTTGACTCTTGAGTTGAGAGGAGTAAATCTACCAAAACGGTCATGGGTTAAGATCAGTCAAATTCGAACCCTCTCCGTGGAGAGAATTGGAAGGCTCCTGGGTAAGGTTTCTCAGGAAGAAATGGTCCAGGTGGTCGAGGGCCTAACCGAGATCATTGCGTAA